A single Drosophila miranda strain MSH22 chromosome XR, D.miranda_PacBio2.1, whole genome shotgun sequence DNA region contains:
- the LOC108151243 gene encoding uncharacterized protein LOC108151243, which yields MILDNVVEFASYWWFRYLMVTELYMVEKWERVTIHVLFMVLFCVFWYFNYSVLLSLAGLISPNTLIADILPGAHQGQGVKVI from the exons ATGATTCTTGACAATGTTGTGGAGTTTGCCAGCTACTGGTGGTTCCGTTACCTCATG GTTACTGAGCTATATATGGTGGAGAAATGGGAACGTGTAACGATAC ACGTGCTCTTTATGGTGCTCTTCTGCGTATTCTGGTACTTCAACTATTCGGTGCTGCTCTCTCTGGCCGGACTAATCTCACCCAACACACTTATTGCGGATATCTTACCCGGCGCGCATCAAGGACAAGGTGTCAAGGTCATATAA
- the LOC108151241 gene encoding GDP-D-glucose phosphorylase 1, translating to MYARTFRKLTQYYCDAWKLLSARFKQATATELVQRRNSWKSLVTLPVFVVARSVAWKVAMASEEKPKKKRTQSKEKYVTTLEAKAPHYLNSLKVRWEQLHEIPGLFAYQLEKTRQSRVLPGKYQFYTELNPDRTLKRRIPQTIENLNPTFKPKQFNFNKVDALEVMMTIDDVDNTDVQMIINRSPLTRFHTVVCPDVKNNLVQRITAHSLKFCISFMRGLDDSDIRMGYNSPGALASVNHLHFHLLYLPRDLYINNVELQELAGGYVYRLSQSMPTEAICVVFEANDDEAEVQEKVNNLQKLANWMCGQNIPHNLFITQDRRPGKRGSVQVFVFARSHYCVNKDLADFNVGFCELAGYIPVGNSDKLDNLTEPLVIKRIREVTGTAPQALYTRMKQIVDGEDQSIWDQPLTL from the exons ATGTACGCGCGTACCTTTCGAAAATTAACACAATACTATTGCGATGCTTGGAAGCTTCTTAGTGCTCGCTTTAAACAAGCTACGGCGACAGAATTAGTCCAGAGGCGGAATTCTTGGAAGAGCTTGGTAACCCTGCCAGTATTTGTTGTTGCGCGCTCCGTTGCTTGGAAAGTGGCCATGGCGAGTGAGGAAAAGCCGAAAAAGAAACGGACCCAAAGCAAGGAAAAGTACGTTACCACCCTGGAGGCAAAAGCACCACACTACCTAAATTCACTCAAGGTGAGATGGGAGCAGCTGCACGAGATACCCGGCCTCTTCGCGTACCAACTGGAGAAGACCCGCCAAAGTCGTGTACTGCCGGGAAAGTACCAGTTCTACACCGAG CTCAATCCAGATCGCACACTGAAGCGCCGCATCCCTCAGACCATTGAGAACCTCAATCCCACGTTCAAGCCAAAGCAGTTCAACTTCAACAAGGTCGACGCCCTGGAGGTGATGATGACCATTGACGACGTTGACAATACCGACGTCCAGATGATAATCAACAGGAGCCCCCTCACTAGGTTCCACACTGTCGTCTGTCCCGACGTGAAGAACAATCTGGTGCAAAGAATCACTGCTCATTCGCTGAAATTTTGCATCAGCTTCATGCGGGGCCTAGACGACAGTGACATTCGCATGGGCTACAACAGTCCTGGGGCTTTGGCCTCCGTGAATCACCTGCACTTCCACCTGCTGTACCTGCCCAGAGATCTGTACATAAATAACGTGGAACTGCAAGAGCTGGCCGGTGGGTATGTGTATCGTTTGAGCCAGTCGATGCCTACCGAGGCGATCTGTGTGGTCTTCGAGGCCAATGACGACGAGGCCGAGGTGCAGGAGAAGGTTAACAACCTGCAAAAGCTTGCCAATTGGATGTGTGGACAGAATATACCCCACAATCTGTTCATTACCCAGGATCGACGACCTGGCAAGCGGGGCAGTGTGCAAGTATTTGTCTTTGCGCGATCCCACTACTGTGTCAACAAGGATTTGGCTGACTTTAATGTGGGATTCTGTGAATTGGCTGGATACATTCCCGTGGGAA ATTCAGATAAATTGGATAATCTCACAGAACCGCTGGTTATAAAAAGAATTCGTGAGGTCACTGGCACAGCCCCGCAGGCGTTATACACTCGAATGAAGCAGATAGTGGACGGAGAAGATCAGTCGATTTGGGATCAGCCTTTAACGTTATGA
- the LOC108151239 gene encoding uncharacterized protein LOC108151239, whose amino-acid sequence MTSHHHSVGVGGGNFQPQLQLQHQHQLRAPIVKNLSLAAAAVPLPMTSSSSSGHSTNASSLYFTQVLQQPPNAIVDHEPYTSVLQPAGGGSESFLIEEIIDDYEDETNIVVDTGEFFISGDVYEYYPAVDRLGRFTSGAVAEADAVPPPIIMQQTSEDEDYIDEDAMRMSSSCDGDEEDVDEDLDAVPAMTNAFEIASEVLTTLEATNIKEEQLESDFYMKTAEDSNSSNAQDFKDLKLFGNSSRVERRANAATKRWKQTKVPIRITQDEFNVTLWSSLNSEDEEEEEEDLDDPHVSVVHPVVSSSTSTEASSSNMPKLIIDEHIISNNMHHDVLSDGIGNEYVILPDPFSASAVTDVEEVVNAYMGDVKGEEDSQPLSEQFIYADNHLDEAYGSIELIENMPHNVELLPTPAAAPPPQAMTGSAKTHRCPTAAQLSLPKLVLQNSSTNVRLKSTTGAQAKAAKRQISSASVPAVGLNAAPPPLVAASDLARPRATTVTKTAASLANQVAAASNQTAAVAGAAAEEDEEPKFRCTHRGCNKEFRNHSAMRKHMHTHGPRGHVCNVCGKSFVESSKLKRHQLVHTGEKPFECTFEGCGKRFSLDFNLRTHVRIHTGDRPYHCPIDGCSKCFAQSTNLKSHMLTHTKPKRKWPRAPQVNSKSSSPQVNNKTPLVARYGRLEFGEDPRLVYVEQNEEMGSVLLDGTSPTS is encoded by the coding sequence ATGACAAGTCATCATCACAGCGTCGGCGTCGGTGGCGGCAACTTTCAGCCCCAACTCCAActgcagcatcagcaccagcTCCGGGCTCCCATTGTGAAGAATCTTTCGTtagcagcggcggcagtgCCCCTGCCAATGACCTCATCCTCCTCGTCTGGCCACAGCACGAATGCATCGTCGTTGTATTTCACACAGGTCTTGCAGCAGCCCCCAAATGCTATAGTCGATCACGAACCGTACACCAGCGTGCTGCAGCCTGCGGGCGGCGGCAGCGAGAGCTTCCTCATCGAGGAGATTATCGACGACTATGAGGATGAGACGAATATTGTTGTGGACACCGGAGAGTTCTTCATCTCGGGCGATGTCTATGAATACTACCCGGCGGTTGATCGTCTGGGTAGGTTTACCTCAGGGGCCGTGGCCGAGGCAGATGCCGTGCCACCGCCAATTATAATGCAGCAGACCAGCGAGGATGAGGACTATATTGATGAGGACGCTATGCGAATGTCGTCCTCCTGCGATGGCGACGAGGAGGATGTGGATGAGGATTTGGACGCAGTACCGGCCATGACGAATGCCTTTGAAATAGCCTCGGAAGTGTTGACCACCCTCGAGGCCACCAACATCAAGGAGGAGCAGCTGGAGAGCGACTTTTACATGAAAACCGCGGAGGATTCAAACAGCTCCAATGCCCAGGACTTTAAGGACCTAAAGCTCTTTGGCAACAGCAGTCGAGTGGAGCGCAGGGCAAACGCCGCCACAAAGCGCTGGAAACAGACCAAGGTCCCCATTCGCATCACCCAGGATGAGTTCAACGTAACGCTATGGTCGTCCCTCAATTCTGaggacgaggaagaggaggaggaggacttGGACGATCCGCACGTGTCGGTGGTCCACCCCGTGGTGTCCTCATCTACCAGCACTGAAGCCTCCTCCTCCAATATGCCAAAGCTCATCATCGATGAGCACATAATCAGCAACAACATGCACCACGATGTCCTCAGCGATGGCATCGGCAACGAATACGTTATCCTGCCGGATCCCTTTAGCGCATCTGCGGTGACGGATGTGGAAGAGGTTGTCAATGCATATATGGGCGATGTCAAGGGCGAGGAGGACAGCCAGCCGCTGAGCGAGCAGTTCATCTACGCGGATAATCATCTGGATGAGGCATACGGCTCAATTGAACTCATCGAGAACATGCCGCACAACGTGGAGTTGTTACCAACCCCAGCTGCAGCCCCACCACCTCAGGCGATGACAGGCAGCGCGAAGACACACCGTTGCCCAACAGCAGCCCAACTGTCGCTCCCGAAGCTGGTGCTACAGAACAGCAGTACTAATGTGCGGCTGAAAAGCACCACAGGTGCCCAGGCCAAGGCGGCAAAAAGGCAAATAAGCAGCGCGTCTGTTCCTGCAGTAGGATTAAACGCGGCGCCGCCGCCGTTGGTGGCTGCCAGCGATTTGGCGCGCCCGCGAGCCACCACCGTGACCAAAACAGCAGCCAGTCTGGCCAACCAAGTCGCCGCCGCCAGCAATCAGACGGCAGCCGTTGCCGGGGCCGCTGCCGAGGAGGACGAGGAGCCAAAGTTTCGGTGCACCCATCGCGGCTGCAATAAGGAGTTCAGGAATCACTCGGCCATGCGGAAGCATATGCATACGCACGGTCCACGCGGGCACGTGTGCAATGTTTGCGGCAAGAGTTTCGTGGAGAGCTCCAAACTAAAGCGCCACCAGCTGGTTCACACTGGCGAGAAGCCATTCGAGTGCACCTTTGAGGGGTGCGGAAAACGTTTCTCCCTCGACTTCAACCTGCGCACCCATGTCAGGATACACACTGGGGATCGACCCTACCATTGTCCCATCGACGGCTGCTCCAAGTGCTTTGCTCAGTCGACGAACCTCAAGTCGCACATGCTGACGCACACGAAGCCCAAGCGCAAGTGGCCAAGGGCACCGCAGGTCAACAGCAAGTCGTCGTCGCCGCAGGTCAACAACAAGACGCCGCTGGTGGCACGGTACGGGCGTTTGGAATTCGGCGAGGACCCCCGACTGGTGTACGTGGAGCAGAACGAGGAAATGGGATCGGTGCTGCTGGATGGTACGTCGCCCACGTCCTAA
- the LOC108152949 gene encoding uncharacterized protein LOC108152949: MTCFVVKLLQRTQLSHSQVDVKPFIYARCNWLDDEAEFHFLSTFNNQNYRGILKYTEIRSAANDLDLEYEAFLAECKKALTTHMGLTGFDYEISQEDEQPQAFKLYKCAGYETLYLDIPLKKVSNCYQLLDGAIDLGQQQATPVPSPDIEQKTKVMLEEYEKYVTESKQKETEMLKKFILLINSKKAHIRDLKRQLEERPERHSKQRKIISDSEDTDKDEEEFGAATQAMNIENDS; encoded by the coding sequence ATGACATGTTTCGTTGTTAAGCTGCTTCAACGCACCCAACTGTCCCACAGCCAAGTGGATGTAAAGCCCTTCATCTACGCCCGCTGCAACTGGCTGGACGACGAGGCCGAGTTCCACTTCCTGTCCACATTCAACAACCAAAATTATCGGGGCATTCTGAAATATACGGAAATACGCAGTGCCGCCAATGATCTCGACCTGGAGTACGAAGCATTCCTTGCCGAATGCAAGAAAGCCCTCACTACGCACATGGGATTGACCGGTTTCGACTACGAGATATCCCAAGAGGACGAGCAGCCACAGGCCTTCAAACTGTACAAATGCGCCGGCTACGAGACGCTATACCTGGATATTCCGCTCAAGAAGGTGTCCAACTGCTATCAGCTGCTGGATGGAGCCATTGATCTGGGCCAGCAGCAGGCAACGCCGGTTCCTTCCCCAGATATTGAGCAGAAAACAAAGGTTATGCTCGAAGAGTACGAGAAATACGTGACGGAATCCAAACAAAAAGAGACGGAAATGCTGAAAAAGTTCATTCTACTTATAAATAGCAAAAAGGCGCACATCAGAGATCTGAAGAGGCAGCTGGAGGAGCGACCAGAAAGGCATTCCAAGCAGAGAAAAATCATCTCCGATAGTGAGGACACCGACAAAGATGAGGAGGAGTTTGGTGCGGCCACGCAAGCAATGAATATCGAAAATGACTCGTAG
- the LOC108151242 gene encoding SAC3 domain-containing protein 1: MRSPLEKCDFLQMAKIQGTCNEFCPNAEMEMRVRERMLHFFELKNGQKNVPGILVKEFTRSAADVKMPKGEDMRTKECLTRTVEYLLKDIVMDNRMPYRMAYDFIFDRLRAVRREIVIQMFDAQQTAKLLEPIVMFLAYSRYRLCDEPIELFDAKICDQHLQDCLTGVLRCYKTLDEDESKSRHTIRDIQRRCFIESVYQVFNLGYPESMERALTLPDHVRQDPTFKICFQMSLFYHQGNLYRVLMGLPKLPHILCALAATKLQTMRRRVLQMFTHAYNKQFNVPGSYLLRVMLIDSPEHLKQQCGHYGLEVSKEFERVPVLCSRSIVQTPSQTKVLHIPGAGSVPKAVRFNKSDFINSAETIKEQHEPFVDSKLKLVYLPEVLLLKKFV, from the exons ATGCGGAGCCCCTTAGAGAAGTGTGATTTCCTACAAATGGCCAAGATCCAAGGCACCTGTAATGAATTCTGCCCCAATGCCGAGATGGAAAT GCGGGTGCGCGAGAGAATGCTTCACTTTTTTGAGCTCAAGAATGGACAAAAAAACGTGCCCGGGATCCTGGTCAAAGAATTCACCCGCTCTGCCGCTGACGTCAAAATGCCCAAGGGCGAGGATATGCGCACGAAGGAATGTTTGACTCGGACTGTTGAATATCTCCTAAAAGA TATTGTAATGGATAACCGAATGCCCTACCGCATGGCATATGATTTCATTTTCGATCGCCTGCGTGCCGTGCGCCGCGAGATTGTCATTCAGATGTTTGATGCCCAACAGACCGCAAAACTCCTGGAGCCAATTGTGATGTTTCTGGCCTACAGCAGATACCGTCTGTGTGACGAGCCAATTGAACTGTTCGATGCAAAGATATGCGACCAGCATCTCCAGGATTGTCTTACTGGAGTGCTCCGCTGCTATAAGACTCTTGACGAAGATGAATCGAAAAGCCGTCATACAATTCGTGATATTCAACGACGTTGTTTCATCGAGTCTGTGTATCAAGTGTTCAATTTGGGCTACCCGGAATCCATGGAGCGCGCCCTTACCCTGCCGGACCATGTTCGCCAGGATCCAACGTTTAAGATCTGCTTTCAGATGAGCCTTTTCTACCATCAAGGGAATCTTTACCGCGTCCTAATGGGATTGCCCAAACTGCCCCACATACTCTGTGCCTTGGCCGCCACGAAGTTACAGACGATGAGACG ACGGGTTCTTCAAATGTTTACGCATGCCTATAACAAGCAGTTCAATGTCCCGGGCTCTTACTTGTTGCGTGTGATGCTAATCGACTCGCCAGAGCATTTGAAACAGCAGTGCGGGCATTACGGCCTGGAAGTAAGCAAGGAGTTCGAGCGCGTGCCGGTGCTTTGTAGCAGGTCAATTGTGCAGACACCCAGCCAAACAAAAGTGCTGCATATACCCGGAGCTGGCAGTGTCCCCAAGGCGGTGCGATTTAATAAGTCTGACTTTATAAACTCTGCTGAGACAATTAAGGAGCAGCATGAACCGTTCGTTGATTCCAAACTAAAACTAGTTTATTTGCCAGAAGTTTTACTTCttaaaaaatttgtttga
- the LOC108151240 gene encoding queuine tRNA-ribosyltransferase accessory subunit 2: MKFVIESLTKNSGRLGRLHIKDGAPGQRTPLLMQTTKGGSIPYLSADVFESHVTETPQLLELTLSTIDHMSEALAQWNNADRGLSDYIGFPGHLNVLLLRDPCETTPAGGNDRDIQPLFTRRGKESLSPQRYMEMVASLRPDIYQGLCDADTNAESGKKRVQKSVDRTEKLMHYIYEHKSKVDSTLLAPIVGGYNTFARTQSIKHALEQPSGSYGGYVFEGFHTNGLSATTLDASKLLPIVEHCVGQLEEEKPRMVPGAYTPLTTLELIGLGMDLFDTSYAYCAAVNFKALTFTFVQDEVVHVPLLDITDDAIKEDFSPLLKNCDCLSCQKHTRAYVHHLYKTKELLGPILLMVHNLHHYMAFFEAIRESIARDGLPQLTELVRRQNGDSQVDYSIAPNRKVISKATMGKGWAAAV; encoded by the exons ATGAAATTCGTGATAGAGAGCCTCACCAAGAACAGTGGGCGTCTGGGCCGGCTGCACATAAAGGATGGAGCACCagggcagcggacaccgcTGCTTATGCAGACAACAAAAGGCGGCAGCATTCCGTATTTGTCCGCCGACGTTTTTGAGAGCCATGTGACGGAGACGCCACAGCTGTTGGAGCTGACCCTGTCGACCATCGACCATATGTCGGAGGCGCTGGCCCAGTGGAACAATGCAGATAGGGGACTGAGTGATTACATTGGATTTCCAGGACATTTGAATGTGCTGCTCCTACGGGATCCTTGCGAGACGACGCCGGCGGGTGGCAACGACCGGGACATACAGCCGCTGTTCACGCGCCGTGGCAAGGAGTCGCTTTCGCCCCAGCGATACATGGAAATGGTGGCTAGCCTCAGGCCAGACATCTACCAGGGGCTCTGCGATGCCGACACCAATGCAGAGAGCGGCAAGAAACGCGTTCAGAAATCCGTGGATCGCACCGAGAAGTTAATGCACTACATTTACGAGCACAAGAGCAAAGTGGACTCTACCCTGCTGGCCCCCATTGTGGGTGGCTACAACACCTTTGCGCGGACGCAGTCCATCAAACATGCCCTCGAACAGCCATCAGGCAGCTATGGCGGCTACGTCTTCGAGGGATTCCACACGAATGGCTTGTCTGCCACCACACTGGACGCTTCAAAGCTGCTTCCCATTGTCGAGCATTGTGTTGGGCAGCTGGAGGAGGAAAAGCCGCGAATGGTTCCGGGTGCCTATACACCTTTGACCACGCTGGAGCTTATCGGCCTGGGCATGGATCTGTTCGACACTTCCTACGCCTATTGTGCCGCAGTCAACTTTAAGGCCTTGACGTTTACCTTTGTCCAGGATGAAGTCGTGCACGTCCCCTTGCTTGACATCACGGACGATGCTATCAAGGAGGATTTCTCGCCTCTGCTGAAAAATTGCGACTGCCTAAGCTGCCAGAAGCACACGCGTGCCTACGTCCATCATCTGTACAAGACCAAAGAGCTGCTGGGCCCCATTCTACTGATGGT CCACAATCTGCATCACTACATGGCCTTCTTTGAGGCGATAAGGGAGAGCATAGCCAGGGATGGCCTGCCGCAGCTGACGGAGCTAGTAAGGCGGCAGAACGGGGACTCCCAGGTGGATTATAGCATCGCACCGAACCGGAAAGTAATTAGCAAAGCAACGATGGGCAAAGGATGGGCAGCTGCCGTGTGA